The genomic region TACGAAAATCTGAAAAAAAGAAAAAAATAACTCACCTTTTAAACCAAAGGCCTAAAGTCCTATATGCAATATGGGCCATTAGGCCCTTGCTTGTTTTATTTCCCTCTTTTAGAATATATATATGAGGAAATACTGCTTATTAATAATACTGTTGTTATCTGCCGTCCGGGTTTTTGCGGATGCGCGGTTAACAGACGTTTATAACAATATTTCCGCAGCCGTAAAAAACAGCCCCAACAGCAAGACTGTTAAAGAAATAAAAAAATCATACAAACCCAAAATTCCATGGTATATAATGGATGAAGAATACTTAATGGATTACGTAAAAAAGCACGCTACAGTGTATGGTGCGGAATCGCTTCCGTTTGATTTTTACTTTAATCTTTTTGATTCTAACGATTTAGTTTTATTCGGCGAAATACATGATTATAAAATTCCCAGAAAAATGTCTTTACGAATGGTATGGGAATATAATAAAAAATTTCCTTCCAAAGCCGTTAAAAATGTATTTTTTGAGGAAGATGAATCCTTCCAACATAAAGTAACCCAAATAGAAGAAGCATTCAAAGACGCTGATGAGAAAGAAATAGAAAAAAGGTGCGACAGCTTTTACTCCTCATACTGTATACCGGACGAAGCCGCCTGCAGGCTTATAGCGCAAGGAGTTAAATTTACTTTTATAGATTTAGACCATGACCCTTCAATGAGATATATAAAAGGAACTTCAATAAGTTTGCTTTCCGATGAGGGCCTTACAAAAAGAAACGAGGCAATGTTTAAAAAAATAAAAGAAGCCGTTGAAAAAGACGAAAAGTCGGTCTTTTTAGGCGGGCAGGCTCATATTTATAACTATGGGTTTAATGGCAACAGCCAAACCTTAACAATGTTGGCAAAAAATAATTTTAATAAAAACATAAAGTTTACCTCCGTTATTCACGCTGGCGGAGCGTGGGAAGATGACGGGCTGCTTCCCAGGCACATTATTGAAGAAACAAAAGATTATAAATCTTTTAAAGGCAAGGGCAGTCCTGATAAGTTTGAAAAGTGGCAGGCTACCTACGCTTTTGAAGAAAACGCCGTAATTAAAATGGTTCCGAAAGGCATGGAAAAACACTCCGCCTACAAAGCGCCTCCGGCGGATTATATGGTTATTTTCCATAATAAATTATATTCTAAAAATATTTTTAAATAATAAAACGCTCCCTTTTACACGCTTTTTTCGCGTATAATTTTTTATTCTTTTTTATATGCCGTGTTGTCCTAAACCCGCTTTATTTTCCGCAATCATAATATTTCCTTTTTATCTCTATAAACTATTTGATTTAATTATGTATAATTTAGTGTAAGATTTATCTAAATATCAGGAGATAAAACACTATGGCTAAGACGTATAAAATAAAAAACTGTTCCGAACTTCAGGCGGAAAGATTAAATTTTAAACCTACCCTTCCCGAAATGTTTAAAAACGGACCTGCTTCCGTTAAAGTAAAATTAGGAAAAACCACAAAATCTGTAGCGGACCAGGCTACGGTAAAAAAAATGTTCCCCCATACTTACGGTCTTCCAGAAATATCTTTTGTTAAAGGAAAAAGCTCCGCTGATACAAAAAAAGCGATTAAAGCGGCTGTTGTGCTTTCAGGCGGCCAGGCTCCCGGCGGGCATAATGTTATAGCAGGTATTTTAGACGGTCTTAAAAAAGCAAATCCAAAAAACCGCTTATTCGGTTTCTTAAAAGGCCCCGGCGGTGTTTTGGAAAACAAACTTAAAGAAATTACCCCGACTTTAATGGCCCAATACAGAAATACAGGCGGTTTTGATTTAATACAATCAGGCAGAACAAAAATTGAAACGCCCGAACAGCTGGGCCAAGCTAAAGAAAATATTTTAAAAGGCAAATTTGACGCTTTTATAGTTGTGGGCGGGGACGACTCCAACACTAACGCCGGCGTTATTGCAGAATATTTTAAACAAGAAGGCATGCATACAAGCGTTATCGGCGTGCCTAAAACAATCGACGGCGATTTAAAAAATGAGCATATTGAAACCTCTTTCGGTTTTGATACGGCCACAAAAATTTATTCAGAACTTGTAGGCAACATTTGCCGCGACGTAAACTCAGCTCAAAAATACTGGCACTTTGTAAGACTAATGGGCAGAAGCGCGTCCCACATAGCGTTAGAGGTAGGTTTTAAAACACAGCCCAACATTGTATTAATCGGCGAGGAAGTTTTAGCCAAAAAAATGACGCTTGCCCAAATTATAGACTATTTAGCAAAAACAATTGTAGCCAGGTCAGCGGACGGCAAAAACTTCGGCGTAGCTTTAGTGCCCGAAGGTTTAATTGAATTTATTCCTGAAATGAAAGAGCTTATTTCCGCCCTTAACGATGTTCTTGCCGACCATGAGTCCGCTTTGGAAAAAATGCACACCATTGAGGAAAAGAAGGAATTTGTTATTTCCAAACTTTCACCAAAACTTGCTAAGTTAATGAAATCATTGCCCGCGGGCATAGCGTCACAGCTTATGTTAGACAGAGATCCGCACGGCAACGTTCAGGTTTCTCTTATTGAAACGGAAAAACTGCTTGTTGAAATGCTTCACCACAAACTCGCAGAGCTTAGAAAGGCCGGTAAATTTAAAGGCAAATTCTCAGCCATTATGCACTTTTTCGGTTATGAAGGACGCTGCGGAATTCCTTCCAACTTTGACGCTAACTACTGCTACGCTTTAGGTTATAACGCGGCCGTACTCGCGCTTAACAAATGCAGCGGTTATTTATCATCCGTTAAAAAACTTGTTAAACCCGCTAAAAACTGGGAATGCGGCGGCATACCTTTAACAATGATGATGAATATTGAAAGAAGAAAAGGCAAAGAAAAACCCGTTATTAAAAAAGCGCTTGTCGAACTTAAAGGTGAGCCGTTTAAATACCTTGTTAAAAACAGAGATAACTGGGCAAAAACAGAGTCTTACATCTTCCCCGGGCCTATACAATATTTCGGCCCCGCTCACGTAACGGATATGACCACAAAAACACTCCAATACGAACAAGCTAAAAAGAAATAAATATTTACAAAAAAAAGCCCCGCTCTAAAGAGCGGGGCTTTTTTTTGCATCAAATTAATGTCCGTAAACTTTTAAGCAGGACTTTCCGTAAACAATAAAGCTTGTGTTTGAATATTCAACATATTTAACCTGTTTCAAACCACCTTTTTTGGTAGCTGCAAAAATATCTCTTTCACCAAAAGGGATAAACAAGATGAAGTGCCTGCAGGACTGGGCTGTTTTGATATTTTGCACATCAGAAAAATCCAACGAAGTAACATCCACAACATTAGATATGGGGGATGTCGTGGAAGCGCATGCCGCAAGCATAAGCGTTGCAGCCATAAGATATAATACTTTTTTCATTTTATCTCCAATTAACCTGGGTATTGCGGGTTTGTTGCCGCAGGTTTTATTATATTAATTTATATATATTTCTAGTGATTTATATATATCTATCATTTTCTGCGGGTTTGGCTTTTTTTTTGCCCGCATTAAACAGTTTTTTTCTATTTATAAAAGAAGTAAATTTCCGGTGTTTAACAATATGCCTTTTAACAGATTGTTCTTTAGAAGTTTTTTAGTATTTTTAACGGGCCGGAGCAGCTTTCTAATTATTCATAAATAAGACTACTGCGCCGCGGCCTCTTTTTTAGACCTTTTAAGGCAGCTTATTCTATATTCAATTTTGCCGTCCTCATTTTCAATCTTTTTAACGCCATGAAACTCCGTTGAAAAACCCGGGAACATATTATCAAACCTCTCACTCATGCGCAAAAAGTCAAGTATGCCGCCGCTTTGGGGAAACCTTTCCCCCGGCATTATAAGCGGTATTCCGGGCGGGTAAGGCAAAATCATAAAGACGGCTACTCTGCCAGCTATTTCATCAAGGCTTAAGTATTCGGCCTTACTGTCAACAAGGCCGTAATAAGCCTTGTGCGGGGCCATAACCTGCTCGGGCAAATCATTATACATTTTGGGAATAATTTCAAATATTTGGTTGATATATAAAAAATCATGCACTTTATTAGCTAAATCTTTTAACCCCATTTCCGGTGTATAAATATGCGGATAATCATTAATTAACTCAGGAAAAATACCGGATATAGGCTCATTTCTGTCATAAAGCGTTTTAAACTCGTCAAGCGCTTTAACAAGCCTTTCCTCTTTTTGTTCGCCCACGCCGGGCGCGAATAAGAAAAGAATATTATAAAAACCTGTTTTTTCAGGTATAATTTTTCGGGTATTTAAAAATTTGCTTACTATACTTGCCGGTATACCAAAGGGCTGCATTTCGCCGTTCTCCTCAATACCCGGGGTAAGCAAAGTTACTTTTAAAGGATCAAGCAAAACATTTTCTTTTTCCAACCCTTCAAATCCGTGCCAAGGTTCCGAACCGTCAATAATCCAGTTTTTAGGATCTTTGTTAACATGTTTTAGCTTCATTTCCTGCTGCCAAAGTTCAAAATACCAACTGTCGGCTTTTTTATGTTTTTTATATCTGTTAATAATTTCTTTTCTGAATTTAATGGCCTCGTCCAAGGCTTTGCCCATAAGTTTTTCCCCGTCGGAATCCATTATAGCGGCGGAAATATCTATTGAGGCGAACAACGGGTAAAAAGGCGATGTGCTGGCGTGGAACAGGTTGGCTTCTTTTAAACCCTGCACGTCAAGCTCAAATTTATTCGTTCCCATTTTATAATGAAGCATTGAACCTTGGGAAAACGCCCACAAAAGTTTATGCGTTGACTGCGTGGCAAAAACCGGCGGCCTTTTTACGCCGCGTTTTTTTTGATACGGACTCATAGCGTAGCGGTTAGCGTAAAAAGGGTGAAAGTGTCCGTAAGCATACCAGGCCTCGTCAAAATGTAAAAAATGTGTAAGCGCGGACATTTTTTCTTTTATTTTATCGACGTCATAGATAAGCCCGTCGTATGTGGAGTTTGTTAAAACCGTAAGCTGCACTTTGCGTATTCTTTTGTTTGTTACTATGGGGCTTTCTTTTATTTTTTGTTTAATAGCCTCATGCGTAAACTCGCTTTGAGGTACCGGGCCTATAAGCCCGTAAGAATTTTTTGCCGGTTTTAGATAAATGGGAGTTACCTCATTTAAAATAATGGAATGCATTATCGACTTATGGCAGTTGCGCCCGACAAGCACAATATCTCCCGGCGCGCAGGTGGCGAAAAACACCACTTTATTAGCGGTTGAGGTGCCATTAAGAACAAAAAACGTCGTGTCCGCGCCGAATATTTCCGCCGCGTTTTTCTCGGCGTCTTCCGCGGCGCCTTCATGGTCTAAAATAGTGCCTAAAGAAGGAACGCTGCTTGATATATCGGCGCGGAAAATATTCTTTCCGAAAAACTCGTAAAATTCACGCCCCAATACGCTTGATTTAAGGCCCTGCCCGCCGCCGTGGCCCGGAGTGCTCCACATATCGGCCTTTGTAAGGGCAAAATTTTTTAACGCCTTAAAAAAAGGCGCGGCTTCTTTTTTTTTATCGCTGTCCACTTAAGCGCATCCTCCCGCATTTATACTAAAATAATTATACTAATAAAAACTTCCTCCATGATATATCGCGGAGGAAGTTTACGCCAAAATAAAAATTATTAAAGCCTTTTTACCGGCCGGGCTTCAATATAACCCCTATAGCCGCGTGGTTCCGGCTGGAATATGGGCCCCTCTTCCGGCGCCCAAGCAAAGCCTTCGGGCCGCGGGTCATACTCTTCTATAATATGCCTAATTTCAGCTATAGCCTCTTCGGCTCTATCTTCGTCAAAAACAGGCCCTTGAAAAAGCATAAGTTCAAAAGAAGGTATGTCAATAATTTCAAACCCTTCCGGGATTTTGCCGTCGTAATTTCCATGCATTACAACGCCTTGAACATATTCAGATGTCCCGGGCTTAAGCAGCTCTTTGGTCAATAATATGCCTATTGGCTCAAAAAGCGCATTTTTTATACCGCGCAGTTTATTCCAAATTTCAGAACCATTTTCTTCCAGGTATTCCTTACAGGTTTTTGCTTTGGCTCCGCGTTTTATTATCGCTTTTTTAGGGTTAATTTTTAAAACCCTGACTTTTACGGTTATTTCCTGTTCTGGCATATCCCCTCCTTTATACAGCGGTTTACCTTTTATTATACCGCAATAATGCAAGGGGTTTACCTTTTATTAGGAAAACTAAAAATATTTATTGCCAAGTGAAGAATGAAATTCATATAATTTTAAAGAATGAAAGATAAAAAAATCCTTAGAAATCGGCTTCTTACTGCAGAACAACAGGCCAAACTAACCCCGGCCCAAGTGTTATCTATTTTAAAAAAAGGAAATAAGGAATTTACCGAAGGAAAACTTACCGTACGAAATAATACTAAAAGGGTACGTTCGGCCGCTATGGGACAATATCCGAAAGCGGTAATATTATCATGTTTAGATTCCCGCGTACCCGTTGAAGACGTATTTCACAGAGGTATAGGCGACATTTTTGTAGCCCGCGTCGCCGGTAATATTATAAATGACGATATTGTAGGCTCCTTTGAGCTTGCCTGTTCAAGCGGGGCAAAGGTAATTTTAGTTATGGGGCATGAAAACTGCAGCGCCATAACAGCGGCCGTAAACCGCGTAAAGCTGGGCAAATTTACATCTCTTTTAAAAAAAATAAGCCCGGCCGTAAAAGAAATAAACAAAACATTTAAAGGGAAAAAGACCGCGTGTAACCTTGAATATACAAACGCAATAACCCACATGAACGTGAGAATGGCTATACGCCGGCTCAGGGCAAAAAGCCCTATGATTAAAAAGATGGAAAAAGAAGGTAAAATAATAACTGTAGGCGCTATGTATAATATGAAATCGGGCAAAGT from Elusimicrobium minutum Pei191 harbors:
- a CDS encoding diphosphate--fructose-6-phosphate 1-phosphotransferase is translated as MAKTYKIKNCSELQAERLNFKPTLPEMFKNGPASVKVKLGKTTKSVADQATVKKMFPHTYGLPEISFVKGKSSADTKKAIKAAVVLSGGQAPGGHNVIAGILDGLKKANPKNRLFGFLKGPGGVLENKLKEITPTLMAQYRNTGGFDLIQSGRTKIETPEQLGQAKENILKGKFDAFIVVGGDDSNTNAGVIAEYFKQEGMHTSVIGVPKTIDGDLKNEHIETSFGFDTATKIYSELVGNICRDVNSAQKYWHFVRLMGRSASHIALEVGFKTQPNIVLIGEEVLAKKMTLAQIIDYLAKTIVARSADGKNFGVALVPEGLIEFIPEMKELISALNDVLADHESALEKMHTIEEKKEFVISKLSPKLAKLMKSLPAGIASQLMLDRDPHGNVQVSLIETEKLLVEMLHHKLAELRKAGKFKGKFSAIMHFFGYEGRCGIPSNFDANYCYALGYNAAVLALNKCSGYLSSVKKLVKPAKNWECGGIPLTMMMNIERRKGKEKPVIKKALVELKGEPFKYLVKNRDNWAKTESYIFPGPIQYFGPAHVTDMTTKTLQYEQAKKK
- a CDS encoding TRL domain-containing protein translates to MKKVLYLMAATLMLAACASTTSPISNVVDVTSLDFSDVQNIKTAQSCRHFILFIPFGERDIFAATKKGGLKQVKYVEYSNTSFIVYGKSCLKVYGH
- a CDS encoding beta-eliminating lyase-related protein, with protein sequence MDSDKKKEAAPFFKALKNFALTKADMWSTPGHGGGQGLKSSVLGREFYEFFGKNIFRADISSSVPSLGTILDHEGAAEDAEKNAAEIFGADTTFFVLNGTSTANKVVFFATCAPGDIVLVGRNCHKSIMHSIILNEVTPIYLKPAKNSYGLIGPVPQSEFTHEAIKQKIKESPIVTNKRIRKVQLTVLTNSTYDGLIYDVDKIKEKMSALTHFLHFDEAWYAYGHFHPFYANRYAMSPYQKKRGVKRPPVFATQSTHKLLWAFSQGSMLHYKMGTNKFELDVQGLKEANLFHASTSPFYPLFASIDISAAIMDSDGEKLMGKALDEAIKFRKEIINRYKKHKKADSWYFELWQQEMKLKHVNKDPKNWIIDGSEPWHGFEGLEKENVLLDPLKVTLLTPGIEENGEMQPFGIPASIVSKFLNTRKIIPEKTGFYNILFLFAPGVGEQKEERLVKALDEFKTLYDRNEPISGIFPELINDYPHIYTPEMGLKDLANKVHDFLYINQIFEIIPKMYNDLPEQVMAPHKAYYGLVDSKAEYLSLDEIAGRVAVFMILPYPPGIPLIMPGERFPQSGGILDFLRMSERFDNMFPGFSTEFHGVKKIENEDGKIEYRISCLKRSKKEAAAQ
- a CDS encoding carbonic anhydrase family protein, which codes for MKDKKILRNRLLTAEQQAKLTPAQVLSILKKGNKEFTEGKLTVRNNTKRVRSAAMGQYPKAVILSCLDSRVPVEDVFHRGIGDIFVARVAGNIINDDIVGSFELACSSGAKVILVMGHENCSAITAAVNRVKLGKFTSLLKKISPAVKEINKTFKGKKTACNLEYTNAITHMNVRMAIRRLRAKSPMIKKMEKEGKIITVGAMYNMKSGKVDFFE